In Zingiber officinale cultivar Zhangliang chromosome 6A, Zo_v1.1, whole genome shotgun sequence, a single genomic region encodes these proteins:
- the LOC121998499 gene encoding glutamate receptor 2.7-like: MGGMAQWASMEKRLGFLLFYISCSALFFSIFSGRRRVVLAQDLATARPVDVGVILDLESLTGKRSWTSISMALDDFYAAHGDNKTRVVLHLRDSKASAVGAAEAAVDLMKNVHVSCIVGPRTSTEAAFVVHLGDRARVPVVAFSATSPALRSPFFVRATPSDSVQVPAIAALVRHFAWRQVVLVYTDSEYGTGVVPSLIDALQDAYVRVPYRAVIPAAASDDDLDRELRRLKDMPARVFVVHALPDLGIRIFRLATELGMMTAGYVWIATGGISDVLEMVDKMPMSGIIGVRSYVNRSKEVLNFTNRFRWRFQRDYPAAQVANPSTIQLRAYDTVWAVATAAKKLDPSLMRSSIDRTAQSGNVSTDLGRLGVSKTGEALLHAILRTRFQGLTGDFLLVDGQLQPSALEIVNVDGGKLITIGFWTPEEGGTLKQQLNSTNDTDVLNSVVWPGSQTDVPRGWEIPTNGKRLRIGVPLKHGFDQFVKVETDPTTNQTHVSGYCIDVFEAVMHRLPYPVAFDYIPAVNSDESYDNLVYQVYSKNFDAVVGDTTILANRTHFVDFTMPYAESGVSMVVSVEKNNSTGMWIFLQPLTPDLWWAIFAVFVLTGFMLWMIERRNIEEFPGTPFQQLGTVFYYVFSIAFFAHAERLTSNLSRFAVIVFSFVVLVLTSSYTASLTSTLTVRQLQPTVTNVDQLLATGAFVGHQDGSYVVGMLERMGIHASKLRNYSTSDQYADALAKGSARGGVDAVFDEIPYLKLFLYQHPDDFTMVGPTYKTDGFGFVFPQGSPLVPDISRAILNATEARELALIESKWFGFPKNSTSKSSGSSSSSLALHDFAGLFVITGVVSAAALIIFLARFIYVERNGLQEAASTETTLWRKTVALLKHYHDVEEPPSCPTSKRDENGALGGDQIPATGSQSPESVSNHSLFSAASGEEGASSSELNSPMAESREAR, encoded by the exons ATGGGTGGAATGGCGCAGTGGGCTTCGATGGAGAAGCGGCTCGgtttccttctcttttatatctCTTGTTCTGCACTATTCTTCAGCATTTTCTCCGGCCGGCGTCGTGTAGTTTTGGCCCAGGATTTGGCGACGGCGCGGCCGGTCGACGTCGGCGTCATACTTGACCTGGAGAGCCTAACAGGGAAGAGGAGCTGGACCAGCATTTCCATGGCACTCGACGATTTCTATGCTGCCCATGGGGATAACAAGACGAGGGTGGTTCTTCATCTCAGGGATTCAAAGGCAAGCGCGGTTGGAGCAGCAGAAGCAG CGGTTGACTTGATGAAGAACGTTCACGTGTCTTGCATCGTCGGCCCACGGACGTCCACCGAGGCTGCCTTCGTCGTCCACCTCGGCGACCGCGCTCGAGTGCCCGTCGTCGCCTTCTCGGCTACTAGCCCCGCCCTTCGCTCCCCATTCTTCGTCCGCGCAACCCCCAGCGACTCGGTGCAGGTCCCCGCCATCGCCGCCCTCGTCCGACACTTCGCCTGGCGCCAAGTCGTCCTCGTCTACACCGACTCAGAGTACGGCACCGGCGTCGTTCCCTCCCTCATTGACGCCCTGCAGGATGCCTACGTCCGCGTTCCCTACCGCGCTGTCATCCCCGCCGCCGCCTCCGATGATGACCTCGACCGCGAACTGCGCCGCCTCAAGGATATGCCCGCGCGGGTCTTTGTCGTCCACGCGCTGCCTGACCTGGGAATCCGCATATTTCGACTGGCGACGGAGCTAGGCATGATGACTGCAGGATACGTGTGGATCGCCACCGGCGGCATCTCCGACGTTCTCGAAATGGTAGACAAAATGCCCATGAGCGGCATCATCGGCGTCCGCTCGTACGTGAACCGGTCCAAGGAAGTACTCAACTTCACGAACCGCTTCCGATGGCGGTTTCAGAGAGACTATCCAGCGGCGCAGGTCGCCAATCCATCAACGATTCAACTGAGGGCGTACGACACGGTGTGGGCGGTGGCGACGGCGGCGAAGAAGCTGGATCCGTCCTTGATGCGCTCGTCCATTGACCGCACCGCGCAATCCGGAAACGTCTCAACCGATTTAGGGCGCCTCGGCGTCAGCAAAACAGGGGAAGCACTTCTGCACGCTATTCTCCGCACTCGGTTCCAAGGGCTGACGGGCGATTTCCTGCTTGTTGACGGTCAACTCCAGCCGTCGGCGTTGGAGATAGTCAATGTCGACGGTGGAAAGCTAATCACCATTGGGTTCTGGACGCCGGAGGAAGGCGGAACCCTAAAGCAGCAGCTAAACTCCACCAACGACACCGATGTCCTAAATTCCGTGGTCTGGCCAGGCAGCCAGACCGATGTCCCGAGAGGCTGGGAAATCCCGACAAACGGCAAGAGGCTCCGAATCGGCGTCCCGTTGAAGCACGGTTTCGACCAGTTCGTCAAGGTGGAGACCGATCCGACCACCAATCAGACCCACGTCTCTGGCTACTGCATTGACGTGTTCGAGGCGGTCATGCATCGGCTTCCCTATCCTGTCGCCTTCGACTACATCCCGGCGGTGAATTCCGACGAATCCTACGACAATTTGGTCTACCAAGTCTACTCTAAG AATTTTGACGCGGTGGTCGGCGACACCACCATCCTCGCCAATCGAACTCATTTCGTCGACTTCACGATGCCGTACGCAGAATCGGGGGTGTCGATGGTGGTGTCGGTGGAGAAGAACAATAGCACCGGCATGTGGATCTTCTTGCAGCCGTTGACTCCCGACCTCTGGTGGGCTATCTTCGCCGTGTTCGTGCTCACCGGATTCATGCTGTGGATGATCGAGCGCCGCAACATCGAGGAGTTTCCCGGCACGCCGTTCCAGCAACTGGGCACCGTCTTCTACTACGTTTTCTCTATTGCCTTCTTCGCACACG CGGAGAGGTTGACGAGCAACCTGTCGAGGTTCGCGGTGATCGTCTTCTCGTTCGTGGTACTGGTACTGACGTCGAGCTATACGGCGAGCCTGACGTCGACGCTCACTGTGCGGCAGCTGCAACCGACGGTGACGAACGTGGACCAGTTGCTAGCCACCGGCGCTTTCGTCGGCCACCAGGACGGCTCCTACGTTGTCGGGATGCTGGAGAGGATGGGAATCCACGCGAGCAAGCTGAGGAACTACAGCACATCGGATCAGTACGCGGACGCCTTGGCGAAAGGCAGCGCCAGGGGAGGCGTCGACGCGGTGTTCGACGAGATACCTTACCTAAAGCTCTTCCTGTACCAACACCCCGATGATTTCACCATGGTCGGCCCAACCTACAAGACCGATGGCTTCGGCTTC GTGTTCCCTCAAGGCTCGCCGCTTGTCCCGGACATATCGAGGGCGATACTGAACGCGACAGAGGCCAGAGAGCTGGCACTCATCGAGTCGAAATGGTTTGGCTTTCCGAAGAACTCCACAAGCAAAAGCAGCGGCAGCAGCTCGTCGAGCTTAGCGCTCCATGACTTCGCCGGCCTCTTCGTCATCACCGGCGTCGTCTCGGCGGCGGCTTTGATCATCTTCCTGGCCAGATTCATCTACGTTGAGCGAAATGGGCTGCAGGAAGCGGCTTCGACGGAGACCACTTTGTGGAGGAAGACGGTGGCCTTACTGAAGCACTATCACGACGTGGAAGAACCTCCATCTTGTCCTACGTCGAAGAGGGATGAGAACGGCGCTTTAGGCGGTGATCAAATTCCGGCGACTGGCTCACAGAGTCCGGAGAGCGTATCGAATCACTCGCTGTTCAGCGCTGCTTCAGGAGAGGAGGGAGCGTCCTCTTCGGAGCTAAATAGCCCAATGGCAGAGAGCAGGGAAGCAAGATGA